From the genome of Scleropages formosus chromosome 22, fSclFor1.1, whole genome shotgun sequence:
GTGACCATTACCCTGATGTATGAATGGATATACCATAGTAAGTAGCACTCTAACAATGCAAttcactttaaagaaataataataataataataataataatatagaaactgctgtttcagttgtgatttacATTTGCCTTAATTGTTGGTGGAGACTGACAGTGTGACAGAAAAGATGCAGAGTTGGTTTTGTTGATGGAACAAGTGTCATTgtgttatacatttacatttacatttattcatttagcagacgcttttgtccaaagcgacgtacatctcagcaaaagtactaTTTATTCATAAACTGCTTGAGGGAATATCTGTCCCCACCCAGTACCTGTATTAAAACAGAAGACTTCATCCACCACCATTTGAACCCAAGTTGCACACCAGTGATCATTGTTTACATGGAAAAATAGAGGATGATACACTATATTTAGCCATAAAAAGCCAGATTGACACCGCAGCAGGAAAAAGAAATCTTTGGGTTTCATACAACAAATGTGTATCTCTGTCCCAGAACGTCTGGGAAAAGCAGTGATGCTGCAGTGCAAAACTAAATTTTCTGTGGTTGTAAAATGACCACAAAATAAGCCTGTTGTGCTGAATAACAACCCTACTGTaggaaaaatgtatataatattatagTGGTTTCCCTTTTGTGGGACCCAGgaaaaagtgcataaatatCAAATATATACATGTGTTCATGGCCAAAAATTTGAATGTATTCACATTTACTTagtcagctgacactttttttcaaagcatcttacaattatttactcctttatacagtggggcaattttactagagcacttttagggtaagtaccttgctcaagggtactacagccggaggtggggaatcgaacctgtgaccttcgggtctaaaggcagcagctctaactgctacggtGCCCTTGGCAGATCAGTAGGAGAAAACATCTGTTTCTCATCTTTCTCCTCAAATATGCAGAAGCCAAGGTGCTGTAACTGAAACGAAATGTAGTGAGCATCACCGCAGCGCTGATCCACGCTGCCCGCGAGGCCCTCGCTATTCACCGCAGATGGAAACAGGTCTTCAgaaatcaaaccccagactgtCAGAACAAGCAGCACATTTGTGCCTCATTTGTGAGCGGCGGCGGAGCCCGACCCGTTCGGCTCACTGTCGAACCGCGGAGGTGGCCGCTTTTTTCCGTCCTTTGTGTGCCCCGCTTGTAATGGACAGCACGGGAAACAGTGCGCACAGGTTGCCGCAAGCGCACCTCGCTCTCGACCCCGAGCCCCCTCGCCTTTGTCCGGCTTCCATTCACCTTCCTGCTCCCCCCCGGCTTCAAAGGCACACTCCAGATTCGCTTTGAAAAGGCGACATCCATTCAGAAATAACAGTATGGGGAGCCCCCTTCGTTTTCTGACACAGGTCAGGAAAATAGTTCTGCGCTGAAAAGGCCCTGGGTAAAAGTGATACCAGTGGGCAaatcaaagaaataattttaaaaaaatgaaaaaaagaaaaaacaaggaaagcGGTGCTCGAAAGAAAGAACCTGCGAGGCGTTTCATAAAAGATCCGGTGGAAGCTGCACACTGAGCACAACTGGTTAACAGTGAGTGAGACTGAGGAACTGAGGCCAAGTGCATTATGGGGGGAGGAAAGTGAGGGGAGACAAAGAGACAGGCTTCACGGTGGGCTGTTGCAGCGGGCAGGTGAGAGGTAGTGGATCTGACAGTTCAGGGGGACGGAGGGAAGCTCGAGGACGCAAATGCCAGCTGACAAAAAGGCACGCAGCGGAACGCCTTCGGAGCGCCAGTCGACGTCCGGAGACGCTGCCTCGCTTTGACGGCCAACGTTTCCCTATTTTCCTCTCCATTGGCAATTACTCTGCGTAAATAACTCCTTAGACGTGCTTTTCTCTCTCCTCACAAGCAGGCCAAGAAACGAAATATGACTGCATTGTTCACAACGGCATTCCTAAGAATTAAAAAAGCTATTAATTTGAAGGCAATCATTTCTGATGGCTCACAAGAACTAATGCATCTTTACACCAAGGTGCTGGGAAGCCCTCAAACACAACATCTAAACACACTGAGGTGAAGCTAAAACCAGTGTTGGGGAGAAAAATACAGGATCGTAAGGAATGAATTCTCCCACACAGGATATCCGAAGGAGGATGATCACCGTGTTTATTATATAGGCAGTTTTTCTAGGTAACCTGACTGGAGGAGGCCTGAAGGTGATCGCATCTGTTGTGGGAGATGCAACGATCCGCATCTTCTGAGACATGCGGTGTCATATATGGCTGTTCAGACTGCGATGGACTCGGGAAGTGGAGCAGAGGGGGTGCACAGGTTCCGTGACACGTCCGGGTCACAGAGGTCTCGTCACACTCTCGCATTTGCACCTCCTCCCCACAAGCGGGGACGTTCGGCGGACTCCTCCGAGTGCCGTGTCGCTGCCCATCTAAAGCTGTGGGACTCTGGTGTCGGCAACACGCCATTGACAAACACAATTATCCCTGTCGGGTCGTCACGGGCCCTGCCAAGTGCCGGCTGCCCTGGCGTGCTCTCAGATCGGCCCTCCTGCTCCAGAGTGCCGCAGAGGCCGTCGCCACTTTCTCTCAGAAATGATCATTATCTCCCGGGTTCACAATACGAAGGTCTCTGTTTACACAAACAGCCTGTCTGACCTCCCCGTACACGAATCCGGAACAGAAAGACGCGTCAAAAATCTCAGCTCTCAAACCAGACGACAGTGGAAGAAACGGGGTGTGCGATTCATTAGAATTaactttataaaatataaagtacagaTGCAAACTGAGAAATAATCTTTTAAGGAATCCTCAGCATCATTTTGAGAAAGAGGAGCATTTTGTTCCATTTCGTGATGCTGGCTGATCTTATGGGAAAGCAGTTAAAAGTTGGGATGATGAAAGGAAAGTCTGACAAGTTGGGGAAGGCAGCTTTCCAGCTCCGGCGGAATTTTGGGACGGGGTTTAACAGTACGGGAGAAATGAGAGTGGCGGCAAAAAAATGCCACTTAGCTTTCAGCTCTGGGGAAGTGTTACCTGTCATTAGGCTCACTCTCATCATCTGGAAGCAGATGGGCTGCAGGATTCAGTGAATTTGCCCCCTAAATTTGAcctggggaaagaaaaaaaaaaaaaaaaacctacccAAAATGAGGCGACGTGTTCCTCGGAAGGTGTGTAGTTGTTTCTTACAGTCTAAGTGTGACATACATGAAATGTGTCTCCTCACATTCCCCATCTTGATAACCTCATTAAGACATTTTGCACCACATGCCTTGAACTGCATGTTAACATGTGTCAGTGTATAACTGTTGGGTGTGCACAGATACCAGGGTATGGAGAAATGGGAGCAGTGCAAGAATGTCTCATATTGGAGGGGGGCGAAGGGGGGTGTAATTCTATATAGACAGAGTGTAGAAACAGGCTTCTCTCGATGCATGCTAAAGTGATCACATAAAACTTTACTGGTACCACAGTCAATCTATGTAGGCACTAAAACATGTagcaaaatgtcattaattGCTCTGTCATATTCATATCTAATGTGAAAAAGTGCCACGTGGTGTCAGGAAGTCCCGTCAAAGCACCGCGTGTCCGCTGCTCTGGACAAAATGTCCAGTCCCTGCAGGAAGGgtggatttttttctaaagaCAGCGCATCTTGACACCGCAGCCGAATTTACAAGAGAAAAGCTGCAAGAAGTGGAATGGAGAGGGAATAGAATAAAGgcgctaaataataaatttggCAGGAAGATGCCGCGCAACTTCGtgccttttctttatttctttgtgtatttactgtgtagTTGTGCTTGTTTGTCAGTAGTCGAGGGGAACTGTAAGGTTTGTCTGTGTCTTTCCTCATGGGGTCTCTGACCCCCACCTCTCCTGTCTCCTCGCATCCCTCCTGACGGGGACGCGCGTCGTGAACGTCTCTACCTGCGGAGTCAGCGGCGCGCACGGCTCCAGTGGCAGCGCTTCACttaggaaacaaacaaacaaacaaaacaaaagcaactttAACTCTTTTAAAGAATTTCCCGATATTCGAAGTTAAAAGACTCGGTGTGAGAGTTCAATTCAGCTTCATGTTGAGCGCTAAAACAAcattaattgaaataaaaacaaattctgtaaaaatggcATCATTTTAATACTTAACTCgtttttttcttgcaattattattattattattattattattattattggcctCAGAAGCTAACACACGAACGAAACTAATCTTAAAcgaattacaaaaaaaaccttcagtaCATAATGCATTGTGAAATGTGGAGTGTAAAAATGTGGAGTGTGTAAAGCGCTCATAACACTTCATTAGAAAAACTGCGCTGCTAAACGCTGCTTATCTTcgctttataatttttttttcttttgttaaaaaacTCATAAATTAACACGGACGATTGAACAGTGATGAAACCAAAGAGCCCTCCGTGTTTATGGCCCGTAAATCCATAATAGCGTTCGTTATGCggttaattaaataaaagagaatgaaatgaaatgaaaggacGCGAGTTTCACCGCGGATCTTACCGCTCTTGTGTTTGAGATGTGGACGGGATGTTGAAAATGTCCCAAAAAGTGGTTATTCTCACATTCAGACACTTTaaaaggcagtaaaaaaaatggaagttcACTTCCAGAATTTTTAATTTGGCTTTCAGTTCGCCCACGGGATTAACGATGGTCAAAGTAAAactaaatggggaaaatattataattaatttaagaGAGTACggaaggagaaagaagaggaagaaaaaagctgattttttgctcatttttcttttcaattaaattattacatttaccaGGGAACATTTAAACAGTGCGGTAAGAAGTGTGGCTTCGGCTCAGTggtcatttgtattttattcacaaaagcaaacagatgTAACAGCTCCATGAAcgtgttttacatgtttgtcTCCTTCTCTGGGAACGAGTCCCCGCAGCCCGTTGCGGGGCTCATTGAGCAACAGCAAATAGGATCAGTGTTTACTGTGTAATTGTGTCTGAATAAAGTGAAATTAGGAGCTGGATCATTTACATGTGAGTGGAATTAGCGGGACACGTCTGAAAGCCCCTCGGTGACCCGCACATGTGCACATTTGCGCAGGAACTTGCACAGTCAGGTTTGTTTGTCCAGACCATAATGAGACACAAATTAGACAGAGAAATACCCACATGAATGGAAGTGCTTTGAGATCTCTAGCTGCACCTTAAGTGTCGCATTtacaagtaaaaacaaaaattaaagaaaataataatgagaaatcTATTTGGTTGACAGATGATCACATCCATTTAAGCGAATTTACTcaaataaatgtgttcaaaAATGGGCTGTATTTACCGCCCCCCCCAGCACCCGGTTAGACCTGTGGATGCCATGCGAAAGAATATAAAAATTTAGGTGTCGAAACATGCGAACAGCCGTTTATATCATCGGTTTTGCTGCGTGAAACAAACCAAATCCCGTTTCAACATCATTATCTTAGACATTCTTATTAACTTTGGCCAAATACTCAATTACATACATTCCTcagcggggggagggggtggtaaCCGGGCGGCtcatggggggtggaggggtttTAAAGGAACCTGCATGGAGTATTTCAACACGAAACGTgagataaaagaaatatttttttggagGCGCGCCTGGGCATGAGTGAAAAGGAAAGTTCTTCTCTGATTTTATAGTAAAAATTTGTTGTGAGTCAGTTGGAAGGGTCTACAAACAAATGAGCCCAAACTGCCCCAAATAAAGCAGGACGAGAGGGCCACTGGTCATTGTAGCAAGAACACAAAACTCTGGATTccaacaaactttttttatgcctcttaaaaaaaaaaaaaaaaaaaaaaaaaaaaaaaaaaaaaaacggggtTCTTTTCATTGCCTGGTATACCTCTAGCCAAGCTAAGTCTTTTCTTTCCCCTTCTAATCCCTCCCTTTatttgagaaaaacacaaaacctgGTTCCACGCAGTGCTTTAGTGGCTAAAAGTGAAagagctgcttttttttgtcGGAGCTCAGCTCCCTGAATCGCTCTGGAAAATTGGTTCTTGTGAATAGGTGAAGGAGGAAAAACGTTTAATAGGATCCCAGGGAGGTTCTGCTCCTGCAATCTGCTCCTTAAACAGGTGGAAATTGGACCTCCTCAATTATACAAATAGAAGGTACAAACCAGGATGGAGGGGCTGCTTCCACCCCCCAGGATTACGGACTCAACATGAAAATTGGACGGCAGTGAGACCAAGGGACCCGGAatctttattttcaattaataagtgcacattttcaaaaacatctcCGATTTTCACTGCATATAgtgataaaaaataacaaagtgtCGAAGAAGGGTAAAtagagcagaaaacaaaataaaacgaataaaatgtgttcatttccaCCGTGTGAATATTTTCCTGAAATTGTTTCCTTCACAGAATTTACAGTAAATGCGGGAGTgaaactttctttctttacttcTCTTTGCGAAATAAATTCCACGTGATTAATAGATACAGGTTCACTCTTAACCTTTcgaataatgataaaaaaataataataatttgaaaatatcacttttttttcatGGGAAACTTGCTTTTAAGAAATCCTTCATATTGCATTGTTTTATTACAGGAACTAAAGGGCCGACATTCCATAAAAGCCAAGGCTGTTGAGAGAGAGGAAGTGGACTTGAGGAGACACATAAATGATAATGTGTAATAAGTGACatgcacacccccccccccccaccaacccctCGGCCGTGTATAAATGGGCGGTGGGAGAAGGCACAGCACCGATGATGATGGCGTTTCCCTGTCACCCTGACATCAGCGGCTACTCGGTGATGTGAGCTGAGCTCAGAACCTCAGACCCAGGCTCAGAATCTCAGGATTTCAGGTCGGGGCTTCGCGAGACAGTGATGATGAGGGGTGCTCGCCACCCGGGTGTGACGGTGGTGGTGCACGCGGACAGTCATCAGTGAGCGCATCGCATCTGCCTGCTCTTCAGGAGAAGGTGAAGTGCAGCGCTGGTCCTGCCGCAGCAGGTCTGCTCAACGCGAGTGGCCTTCGAGGGGCTTCGAGGGGCTTCGAGGGgcttttctctgtctctgtcgCGCCAGCCATGTAACGTCCCGTTAATTTCGTGTGCACTAGTTAATGAGCATTAATCTGGTACCCCGGACGCCTTtgttttggggtggggggggccgCATTTCAACGTAAATGGGCGACGTTGTTGTAAAATCCAAGGTGCTTATTAAAGTGATCATGCGTGTCTCGGCTTTTCAGGAATTCGGCCGCGCGGCACTGGGCGGCTGCTCGGCGgcggttgctgctgctgctgctgctgctgctcctgctgctgctcctgctgctcctcctcacaCCGACCAAGTTGGGCACCGACGAAAACGCCGCGAAAATGGCGAGTTCCGCTCCTCTGGAGACGGTCATGTCCATGTCCTCCTCCTGCCccagactcgaaccccggaGCGGAGCCTCGGCGCCTCCCAAGGCGCTCGCCTTCTCCATCGACCGGATCATGTCCAAGAGCTCGGACCCGAAGGGCTCCTCCTTGCACGGCCCCGCCGCCGTGGACGCGCCCGAGGGCAGGAAGGTGCTGGGCGTGTGCTCACCTGTGCCCTGCGTGATCCCGCTGCAGCCGCTCGGCTACGACCTGCACGCCAAGGCGCTCATGAACTACTCGGACCTGTGGAAGGCTGGATTCCGGGGGACTCTGTGCGCGTCCGCGGCCACGTGCAAGGCGAGCTGCGGGCTGTGCGGCAAAGCGGACCCGGGTTCGAGGGCGCCCTTGCTGCCGCGCACCACGGTGATCAAGCCGCAGGTGCTGCACCACACCGTGGCCATGCCCACCAGCGCCTCCCTCTACTACTTCAACTACCTGGAGTCCGGCTGTCACGACCTGCTCGGCGGACGCTTCTTCTCCCCGCCGGGCCTCGCGAGCCCCGGCGCGCCCACGGCGCTGGGCGCGCGGCgcacgctgctgctgctcgagaGCGCGAAGCTGGCCGCCgggggcgcggcggcggcggctgcggcggctgcggcggcggcggcggccgcgGACACGTTCCCCACGCCGCAGTACCCCCACAAGGAGCACCTGCCCGGGCAGCTGGACCAGCTCGTGAAGGAGGGCCACGGCGCGAGCGCGGAGAAGCAGGGCGCGAAGACGCACGGCAAGCAGAGCCACGCGCCCGCCGAGGGCAAGCCGAAGAACTTCACGTGCGAAGTGTGCGGAAAGGTACACGCGCGAACACGGGTCCGAGTCGTCTGGACGCCGGCTTTTCCTCCCCGGCGTCGATTCCCGTCACTTTTGTCTCTGCGACGAGCTGCTGCTGAGccctttcttttaattttttaaaattttttttttaatttttaaatttttttttttttttttgcgcacagcaaacacacagcagccgGGCTGTTACACGCATGACTGGTGCACTGATGCATTCattccctttctttttctttcaggtgTTCAACGCGCACTACAATTTAACCCGTCACATGCCGGTGCACACGGGCGCCAGACCGTTCGTGTGCAAGGTGTGCGGCAAGGGGTTCCGACAGGCGAGCACGCTGTGCAGACACAAGATCATCCACACACAGGTGGGACACGCAGCGCATCCGAACACACACTTCGAGCACGGGACAGACAGAGTATCCGTCAGCGCGGCGGTTAGACCTGTgtgacccgaaggttgcagatTCGAAGCCcgctccagctgttgtacccttcatcaTACAAGTAGTTTcactgaatggatacagtacgAAAGCCcttctgcataaatgggtacatgATTTTTGTCAAGCTGCTTGTCTAACATCGTATCTCGCACTGGACAAATGTATCATGTGTCAGATAAGTAAAAATGCGCgcttaaaaaaaatcacggATTAAcgaaaaaaacaaatcaaatgtaacttttatttCTTATGTCTAGGAAAAACCTCACAAATGCAATCAGTGCGGAAAAGCCTTTAACAGGAGCTCCACGCTAAACACGCACATACGGATCCACGCAGGATATAAACCTTTCGTTTGCGAATTCTGTGGGAAAGGCTTCCACcaaaaaggtaaaaacacaTATTCATTTCCgtaaaacaatattattttagCAGGACATTAAACACATTAACATCAATCAGGCCTATTTCAACTCTCAATAATTGAGAATTTCTTCATTAGTtgatgatatatatatatattgtggcATAAATTGCCTACAATGAGgaatatgttacatttttatgagGGTTTTCTTGTGTATATTAAACGTTTTATGAATGATTATTTTTCTGTGAACACAGAAATGGCAAATCGGGGGGAAAGgaggtaaaataaatgtttaattccaCTGACAGCTCTGAGGTGTTCCTCCAAATGGGATGTGTCACGAACACTCACTACCTCTGTAGAAAAGTCTTCAATTCCGCATGGGTCAGGAAACAGCCCTTCTCCACATCCATAATCCGACAGTTTCACCTTGTTTTTTACCCTTGATTCTGATAAAGTTTGACAACTTCTTGACTCCAGCATGCAAAGAAGTGATTAGAGAAGGCGCCAGGAGGAGAGTCCTCTGACTCCACTAACTTAATTGTGAACTGCTGACCTCGCacagaaaagtaaaagaaaaaaaaatgtttccagcgCATTAACTCTTTGCTCATTCTAATATCCACTGTCTATTTCCCTTTCTGCGCTTCCAGGAAATTATAAGAACCACAAACTGACGCACAGCGGGGAGAAGCAGTACAAATGCTCCATCTGCAACAAGGCCTTCCATCAGATCTACAACCTGACcttccacatgcacacacacaacgaCAAGAAGCCGTTCACGTGTGGGACCTGTGGAAAGGGCTTCTGCAGGAACTTTGACTTGAAGAAACACATGAGGAAACTGCACGACAGCAGCTCCTGCGTGACGAGCGACTCCTCCAGGGGCCTGCAGAGCTGAGCCaggaggagctgcagacaccTCGAGCGCTACTGTAAATAACTCATctgttaaaggaaaaaaaacaaaaaaaaaacaaaatgagaacaaaTCAAAAAACCCCAGCGGAAGGAATTTCAGgtcatatattttttatttttcaatcgCATTTAAGCGTTAAGGGCCAGTTTGGCAAAATTACATTGTAAatattctggagaaaaaaaaaaaattgttatttaaaatgttatttaccaTTAATGTATTTTCATGGTTTTGTAATGTAGAGCTCGTTCGCGGGCCAGTACTGTAATGAAGTGCACCGTAGAcgttttataaataaataacttatatgtttaatgaatgtgtgtgagaatttGGGAGCATTGCCGTTTATAAATGAAGTTAAATATCttaaaaacttaattaaaaaaattattgcacaCATGAtggaatttctttaaaaagagatgcattttaggatttttcttattattgtacTTAAGTATGTGCTCTCTGCGGGAGACGGGACTTGTTGAaataatttagcttttttacCGTCTTTGTTAGATAATGAGAAATATGTTAAAGATCATCTCGATCTGAAATGCATCGGGTAACTATTTTcttaataaatgttcattttaaaagcgTTTCCATTTTAGAAATCATTTTTGTGAGTGAATTTGAGAGGGATAAGATGTAAACAAATTATCAGCTGGAATCAGGACTTAAAGATTGTCGATTatcttttaataaaatcagAAGAACAATGAGGGAAAGTGGCCTTGACCgtagtaaattaaaaatagtacAGGAGGGCAGTAAAAATCACGGTAAATGAAACAGGGTTTTGCGGCGCTGCGACCTCGTCCGATacgaatttaattaaaaaaaaaaaaaacatcacattgtaCTATTCGCACTTTGTGAAACAGGAGCAAAGacaatataaatgagtaaagacTATTTGAG
Proteins encoded in this window:
- the fezf2 gene encoding fez family zinc finger protein 2; translated protein: MASSAPLETVMSMSSSCPRLEPRSGASAPPKALAFSIDRIMSKSSDPKGSSLHGPAAVDAPEGRKVLGVCSPVPCVIPLQPLGYDLHAKALMNYSDLWKAGFRGTLCASAATCKASCGLCGKADPGSRAPLLPRTTVIKPQVLHHTVAMPTSASLYYFNYLESGCHDLLGGRFFSPPGLASPGAPTALGARRTLLLLESAKLAAGGAAAAAAAAAAAAAAADTFPTPQYPHKEHLPGQLDQLVKEGHGASAEKQGAKTHGKQSHAPAEGKPKNFTCEVCGKVFNAHYNLTRHMPVHTGARPFVCKVCGKGFRQASTLCRHKIIHTQEKPHKCNQCGKAFNRSSTLNTHIRIHAGYKPFVCEFCGKGFHQKGNYKNHKLTHSGEKQYKCSICNKAFHQIYNLTFHMHTHNDKKPFTCGTCGKGFCRNFDLKKHMRKLHDSSSCVTSDSSRGLQS